A window of Cucurbita pepo subsp. pepo cultivar mu-cu-16 chromosome LG06, ASM280686v2, whole genome shotgun sequence contains these coding sequences:
- the LOC111797708 gene encoding beta-(1,2)-xylosyltransferase isoform X2, whose protein sequence is MNGKTQALLLKILFLLFAFNTLTLCIYFTAHYKTSSSSSSHRKPTSENRFPFPENRRSSKPWPILPSYLPWSHSSTVPLRSCEAYFGNGFNRRVDLLKPNLAGKLAGWFRCWYSETLASSICEGARVRMWPERISMSRGGERIEEVIGRKEETELPKFRDGAFELDGGDTVAGKERVLADEKFLNGFVPAGEIQSHTMRALFGSFRVVSGNDFDCQEWIEEPVLLVTRFEYANLFHTITDWYSAYVSSRVVGLPNRPHLVFVDGHCKTPLEETWKALFSSLKYAKNFSAPVCFRHVIFSPLGYETALFKGLTEGINCHGGSSHELWLKPDVQKTARLSEFGEMVRAAFGFPVDRQVERPPSIHNVLFVRREDYLAHPRHGGRVESRLTNEQEIFDSLQNWASNHRECKVNLVNGLFAHMSMKEQLRAIQDASVIIGAHGAGLTHIISALPKTVILEIISSLFRRPHFALIAQWKGLEYHAINLSGSHADPNVVIEHLLRIMTSLGC, encoded by the exons ATGAACGGCAAAACCCAAGCTCTGTTACTGAAGatcctcttccttctcttcgcCTTCAACACCCTAACTCTCTGCATTTACTTCACTGCCCATTACAAAACATCCTCGTCTAGTTCCTCTCACCGGAAACCCACATCGGAAAACCGCTTCCCCTTCCCGGAAAACCGACGTTCTTCCAAGCCCTGGCCCATTTTGCCCTCTTATCTTCCTTGGTCTCACTCATCCACTGTCCCTCTGCGTTCCTGTGAGGCTTATTTCGGCAATGGCTTCAACCGCCGTGTAGATCTTTTAAAACCTAATCTCGCCGGAAAACTCGCCGGATGGTTCCGATGCTGGTATAGCGAGACGCTCGCGAGTTCAATATGTGAGGGAGCGAGAGTCCGAATGTGGCCGGAGAGGATTTCCATGTCCCGAGGAGGCGAGAGGATTGAAGAAGTGATCGGAAGGAAGGAAGAGACGGAGTTGCCCAAATTTCGGGACGGCGCTTTTGAACTAGACGGCGGCGATACCGTCGCGGGCAAGGAAAGGGTTCTAGCGGATGAGAAATTTCTTAATGGATTCGTTCCGGCAGGGGAGATTCAGAGCCACACCATGCGCGCATTGTTTGGATCATTCCGAGTTGTTTCTGGGAATGATTTCGATTGCCAAGAG TGGATTGAGGAGCCTGTGCTTCTGGTGACGAGGTTTGAGTATGCAAATCTTTTTCACACTATTACGGATTGGTATAGTGCTTATGTGAGTTCGAGAGTCGTCGGATTGCCTAATCGACCTCATCTCGTCTTCGTCGACGGGCATTGTAAG ACACCTTTGGAAGAGACATGGAAGGCATTGTTTTCAAGTCTTAAATACGCGAAAAATTTCAGCGCACCCGTTTGTTTTCGCCACGTGATCTTCTCGCCTCTCGGGTACGAAACCGCGCTATTCAAGGGTCTGACAGAGGGGATCAATTGTCATGGAGGTTCTTCTCATGAGCTATGGCTAAAACCTGATGTCCAGAAAACTGCTAGATTATCTGAGTTTGGTGAAATGGTTAGAGcagcttttggtttcccaGTCGACAGACAAGTCGAAAGACCGCCCTCAATCCACAACGTTCTCTTTGTGCGTCGTGAGGATTATTTAGCGCATCCTCGACACGGTGGTCGAGTTGAATCCAGACTTACTAATGAACAAGAAATCTTTGATTCTTTACAGAACTGGGCATCAAATCACAGGGAGTGTAAAGTAAACTTAGTGAACGGGTTGTTTGCGCATATGTCGATGAAAGAACAACTCCGAGCCATCCAAGATGCGTCGGTCATTATCGGAGCGCACGGTGCAGGCCTTACTCACATAATATCTGCCTTACCAAAAACTGTCATCTTGGAAATCATCAGTAGTTTGTTTAGAAGGCCTCATTTTGCATTGATTGCTCAATGGAAAGGCTTGGAATACCATGCCATTAATCTCTCGGGGTCACACGCCGACCCGAATGTCGTTATCGAGCACCTTTTGCGCATCATGACGAGCCTCGGTTGCTAA
- the LOC111796574 gene encoding pirin-like protein isoform X3 translates to MLQGSVTHEDFEGHKGTIGAGDLQWMTAGRGIVHSEMPAAQGTQRGLQLWINLSSKNKMIEPNYQEVSSKEIPEATKDGVQVKVIAGEALGAKSPIYTRTPTMYLDFTLKPKAHLQQPIPSSWNAFVYVLEGEGIFGSSKATSTTAHNLLLLGFGDGLEVWNKSGKALRFILVGGEPLSEAVVQFGPFVMNTQEEIDQTIDDFDNYTNGFEKARHWRSEAAISLGF, encoded by the exons ATGTTACAG GGAAGTGTGACACATGAAGATTTTGAAGGTCACAAGGGAACAATAGGAGCAGGTGACTTGCAGTGGATGACTGCAGGTAGAGGTATTGTACATTCAGAAATGCCTGCAGCCCAAGGTACCCAAAGGGGCCTCCAGCTATGGATCAACCTCTCttccaagaacaaaat GATTGAACCAAACTACCAAGAAGTTTCAAGCAAGGAAATCCCAGAAGCTACCAAAGATGGAGTGCAAGTGAAAGTAATAGCCGGTGAGGCATTGGGAGCAAAATCACCAATCTACACAAGAACACCAACCATGTACTTAGACTTCACTCTCAAGCCAAAAGCTCATCTCCAGCAGCCGATCCCGTCATCCTGGAACGCGTTCGTTTACGTTCTTGAGGGCGAAGGCATCTTCGGCAGTTCGAAGGCGACGTCGACGACAGCACATAACCTTCTTCTGCTCGGGTTCGGGGACGGTTTAGAGGTGTGGAATAAGTCAGGCAAGGCTCTGAGGTTCATTTTGGTAGGAGGTGAACCATTGAGTGAGGCTGTTGTGCAATTTGGGCCATTTGTGATGAACACTCAAGAGGAAATTGACCAAACAATTGATGATTTTGATAATTATACCAATGGGTTTGAGAAAGCAAGGCATTGGAGATCAGAAGCTGCAATTTCTCTTGGGttctaa